The following is a genomic window from Flavobacteriales bacterium.
AATGGAACATTTTCTTGGGTTATTTGTGTGTAAATACCATCCAATCCTAACATTTGAATTTGCTTGGCACCAGAAACAGCGTCAGTAAAAGAAACATCAACAGTAGCATTAGTTTCGAAACTTTCCGAAAGATTACAACAAGCCGCTTTTTGAAGCTCCTTACTAGAAATTTTTTGCACTTGTAATGGATTAACCATAGACAATTCTGTGGTATTGACTTTTGACTCAACAGTCACTTCCTTTATATCTACTGACTCGCTAAGCGATACCGTTAGAAAAGATTGGTTTTTTACCTGAATAGTTTTTGGTTGAAAACCAATATAAGTTACCTTAATATTAACTGGCAACTTATCAACTTGTAGTTTAAACTTACCGTTTACATCGGTAGTTGTCCCTATTGTTGTGTTTTCTACAACTATGTTAGCTCCTATAAGAGGTAATCCATTTTGATCGTTTATTTTTCCATTGATATTGCCCTGTGCATAAATAAACAAAGCACTAATTTGAAAGGCTATTAAAACTATATATTTCATAATTTAATTATTGATATTAATACTATAACTTAAGCTGTTAAGATTTTAGCTCAGTCAATAATCAAATTCTAAATACTTGAAAAAGTGCTAACTGTTGAGAATAGGTTTTGGGAGGTGGTAAATCAAAATTATACCAAGATAAATGTGAGTAGTAGCTTAGAAGTTCTTTAATGCCTATATCTCTAACAAAAGCTTGCACAAATGATGGAATAGATACAGGTTCATTAACAGGAGTATCAAACACAAATGATACTAAACGAACATCTAAAAAACAACAGCAACAAGAGGCAAGAATATTACATTTACAAGATGAAATTCTCTCTACCTCATTTACAGGTTCTGTCGAACAACAAACCACTTTTTCTTGTTCTACTGGCTCTGTCTCGCAACAAGACATTGCTTCTTGACAAATATTATCAGACTGATTTATTACTGATATAATATCTGATTTATGAGAATGATTAAAGATTACTGGAATACCAATAGCACCAACCAGCATAAACAGGCATAAAAGGTGGCTAATGATATGTTTTGCGATCTTATTCACTTTGTAAAGTTACAAAATTTATTTTTCAAAAGATTTTATAGTGTTTTCTATGATATTGACACACTCTAAAAGCTGTTCTTTAGTAATGACCAATGGTGGAGCAAAACGAATGATATTTCCATGCGTAGGCTTTGCTAAAAGTCCATTATCCCTTAATGACATACACATATCCCAAGCTGTTGAACTATCTTCTGTATCGTTGATTACTATGGCATTTAACAGCCCTTTTCCTCTAATTTTTGAAACGATATTCAAATGACCTAAACGTTGCTGTAATTCATCTCTGAAAATATGACCCAATTCCTCAGCTTTTTGGGCTAAATTTTCATCAATTACAACTTCAAGAGCTGCTTGAGCTACTTTACATGCCAAAGGATTTCCCCCAAAAGTAGAACCGTGTTCGCCAGGCTTAATGCATAACATCACATCATCGTCAGCTAAAACAGCAGAAACAGGTAATACACCTCCTGACAAGGCTTTTCCTAGAATTAAAATATCAGGTCTTGCGTCTTCAAAATCACAAGCTAACATTTTACCTGTTCTAGCAATACCCGTTTGAACTTCATCAGCTATAAACAAAACGTTATACTTTGTACACAAAGCACGAACACCTGCTAAATACCCTTGGTCAGGGACAACAACACCTGCTTCACCTTGAATAGGTTCTACCATAAAAGCACAAACGTTAGGGTCTTTTAATTCCCTTTCTAAAGCATCTAAGTTGTTGTATGGTATTAAATCATAACCCGGCATGTAAGGACCAAAACCTTTGTAAGATGTAGGGTCATCAGAACTAGAAATAGCGGCTAATGTTCTCCCCCAAAAATTGCCTTTTGCAAAAATAATACGTGCTTTATTTTCAGCAATTCCTTTTTTCATATAACCCCACTTACGAGCTAATTTATTAGCTGTTTCTCCACCTTCAACTCCTGTATTCATAGGCAGAACCTTATCATAGCCGAACAAATGGGTAATGAATTTTTCATATTGACCAAGAATATCATTGTGAAAAGCTCTAGAAGTAAGCGTCAAAGTTGAGGCTTGGTCCGTAAGTGCTTTTATAATTTTAGGGTGGCAATGGCCTTGATTGACAGCCGAATAGGCAGACAGAAAATCAAAATATTGTTTTCCTTCAACATCCCAAACATACACACCTTTACCTTTTGATAAAACAACAGGTAGTGGGTGGTAGTTGTGAGCACCATATTTTTCTTCTATTTCAATGAGTTCTTGTGATGAGTACATATCTTGTAATTTTGAAAGACAAAGTTAGAAAAATCAATGATTTTAAAATCAAAATGCAGTGCTTAAAATTCTATATTTGCGCCATGGGAAGAAAGCGTAAAAAGATAGTTTTAGAAAATGTTCATATTTCTGATGCAGGAGCTAAAGGAAAAGCAATTACTCGTCTAGAAAATGGATTAGTTCTTTTTGTTGAAGGAGCCGTTCCTGGTGATGTATGTGATGTATTAGTTCATAAAAAAAGACGTTCTTTTTTGGAAGGTAAGCCTGTTAAATTTCATTCTTTTTCTGAAAGAAGACGAGAAGCTAAATGCGAGCATTTTGGTCTGTGCGGTGGTTGTAAATGGCAATTTATGGGCTATGAGCATCAACTAGAATTCAAACAAAAAGAGGTAATGGATTCTTTGAATAGAATTGGTGGTTTAGACTTACCTGAAGTCAATCCTATTATGGGTTGTGAGAATGAGTTCCGCTATAGAAACAAAATGGACTTTGCCTTTACAAATAGACGTTGGATAACTGAAGAAGAAAGTGCGGAAGGCAAAGAAATATACAACCGAAATGGTGCTGGTTTTAGAGTTTCTGGATTTTGGGACAAAGTCATTAACCTTAATGAATGTCATCTTCAAGCAGAACCATCTAACGCCATACGCAAAGCAGCTCGAGACTATGCTATTGAAAATGAACTCGATTTTTTTGATATTGCTGAAAAAGAAGGTTTTTTAAGAGCGCTTACCATTCGAATGAGCAGTACAGGAGAAATTATGGTTCTTTTCCAATTCTTTTATGAAGATGAATCGAAAAGGTTAGGATTACTCAACTACATTGAAGAACAATTTCCTGAAATCACATCTTTATTATATACCATTAACGATAAGGGCAATGAAACGATATTCGATTTAGATATTATCACTTTTAGTGGTGCTGACTGTATCTATGAAGAAATGGAAGGTTTAAAATTTAAAATTGGACCCAAGTCATTTTATCAAACCAATTCCAAACAAGCTTACGAACTGTATAAAATAACTAGAGAATTTGCCCAAATAGAGAAAAATGATATTGTTTACGATTTGTATACCGGAACAGGTACTATTGCTCAATTCGTTGGTAAAAATGCTCTTAAAGTGATTGGTGTAGAGTCTGTACCTGAAGCTATTGAAGCGGCTAAAGAAAATGCTAAAAATAATGGTATAGACAATTGTAAATTCTACGTGGGTGATATGAAAGAAATATTCACCGAAGATTTTATACGCAAGAACGGAAAGCCAGATGTGATAATTACTGACCCTCCTAGAGATGGAATGCATAAAAAAGTAGTTGGTCAATTATTAGATGTAAACCCTAAACGTATTGTTTATGTAAGTTGTAACCCTGCAACACAAGCTAGAGATTTGGCATTAATGAACGAACACTACAAAGTGACTAAAGTTCAGCCCGTTGATATGTTTCCTCAAACTTTCCACGTTGAAAATGTAGTGCTGCTTGAAAAAAGGTAAGATGTTAGATAAAGAATTTTGGAATAATCGTTATAGGACAGCACAAACTGGTTGGGATATTGGCTATCCTTCCACCCCTCTAAAGACCTTCATTGATAGTGTAGAAGATAAAGACATAAACATCCTAATACCTGGCTGTGGAAGAGCTTATGAGGCTGAATACCTACACCAAATAGGTTTTAAAAAGGTAACTATCCTTGACTTCTCCCCATTAGCTTTAGGTGAATTTTCAAAGCGAGTCCCTAGTTTTCCAAAAGCTCAATTAATAGAAGTTGACTTCTTTGAACATCAAGGACAATATGACCTCATTTTAGAACAAACCTTTTTCTGCGCCATAAGCCCTAATTTAAGAAAGGATTATGTGAAGCATACTTCAGATTTACTGAATAAAAATGGAAAAATTGTTGGCTTATTGTTTGCTGAAGAATTTGGAAACGACCACCCACCATTTGGAGGAAGCAAAGAAGAATATCAAAAACTCTTTTCTTCTCATTACGACATAGAATACATGCAAATCGCTGACAATTCCATAGAAGCTAGAAAAGGTAGAGAGTTATTTATTTCTTTAAAAAAACAAGATTGCTTAACTTAGCGCTATGAAAATCAATTCATCAACAACTGTAGTACTTAACGCTCAACAGATGGAGCAAAAGCTATGTCGCATGGCATGGGAAG
Proteins encoded in this region:
- the rocD gene encoding ornithine--oxo-acid transaminase, with product MYSSQELIEIEEKYGAHNYHPLPVVLSKGKGVYVWDVEGKQYFDFLSAYSAVNQGHCHPKIIKALTDQASTLTLTSRAFHNDILGQYEKFITHLFGYDKVLPMNTGVEGGETANKLARKWGYMKKGIAENKARIIFAKGNFWGRTLAAISSSDDPTSYKGFGPYMPGYDLIPYNNLDALERELKDPNVCAFMVEPIQGEAGVVVPDQGYLAGVRALCTKYNVLFIADEVQTGIARTGKMLACDFEDARPDILILGKALSGGVLPVSAVLADDDVMLCIKPGEHGSTFGGNPLACKVAQAALEVVIDENLAQKAEELGHIFRDELQQRLGHLNIVSKIRGKGLLNAIVINDTEDSSTAWDMCMSLRDNGLLAKPTHGNIIRFAPPLVITKEQLLECVNIIENTIKSFEK
- the rlmD gene encoding 23S rRNA (uracil(1939)-C(5))-methyltransferase RlmD codes for the protein MGRKRKKIVLENVHISDAGAKGKAITRLENGLVLFVEGAVPGDVCDVLVHKKRRSFLEGKPVKFHSFSERRREAKCEHFGLCGGCKWQFMGYEHQLEFKQKEVMDSLNRIGGLDLPEVNPIMGCENEFRYRNKMDFAFTNRRWITEEESAEGKEIYNRNGAGFRVSGFWDKVINLNECHLQAEPSNAIRKAARDYAIENELDFFDIAEKEGFLRALTIRMSSTGEIMVLFQFFYEDESKRLGLLNYIEEQFPEITSLLYTINDKGNETIFDLDIITFSGADCIYEEMEGLKFKIGPKSFYQTNSKQAYELYKITREFAQIEKNDIVYDLYTGTGTIAQFVGKNALKVIGVESVPEAIEAAKENAKNNGIDNCKFYVGDMKEIFTEDFIRKNGKPDVIITDPPRDGMHKKVVGQLLDVNPKRIVYVSCNPATQARDLALMNEHYKVTKVQPVDMFPQTFHVENVVLLEKR
- a CDS encoding SAM-dependent methyltransferase, whose translation is MLDKEFWNNRYRTAQTGWDIGYPSTPLKTFIDSVEDKDINILIPGCGRAYEAEYLHQIGFKKVTILDFSPLALGEFSKRVPSFPKAQLIEVDFFEHQGQYDLILEQTFFCAISPNLRKDYVKHTSDLLNKNGKIVGLLFAEEFGNDHPPFGGSKEEYQKLFSSHYDIEYMQIADNSIEARKGRELFISLKKQDCLT